The Meriones unguiculatus strain TT.TT164.6M chromosome 6, Bangor_MerUng_6.1, whole genome shotgun sequence genome has a window encoding:
- the Dalrd3 gene encoding DALR anticodon-binding domain-containing protein 3 isoform X3: MQAPSARWCVLVQSERSTAGSPPLPGRPPGSSTDKLLPVPLILPVTMATERLGVGETLEALNAAVGPGNPVWFKETHARHLRVRDFLAPRRALQARFRDGQVPECVFRAVAGLQGPGVAPVLRCAPTPAGLSLQLQRPAVFERVLGAPAAYAAPVKPASPGRRVVLHCPALRCNPDTLRLSQLRAVLVADHLARTLRARGVCVCLVPPVRDSHMSTFLQKLQVDWPTASRSTSTETLRTCVLAERNSEETLPPGVLGRLCLKELVEQRLALGYDPSIDNCLVTEDLLTMLSELQETVRQWPEGGHPGLVGDPDAGVDGCMVVHVVSCEEAFQQQKLDLLWQKLDDQAPHEQKHLVCGPVRVASVPATLMTAPDYYKLRHAQVCKASALKHGEDLAQDPAWIKTFDVLSVATIKFEMLSTAPQSQLLLADSTLSTKGTKSGTFVMYNCARLATLFEGYRHGVEQGLYPAFPPVSSLDFSLLRDEHPCLLQGEWLLLFNSVLPFPDLLSQTVSLASTPGLHIPVRTEMVCRFLVQLSMDFSSYYNRVHILGEARPHLFGQMFARLQLLRAVREVLHTGLAMLGLPPLSYI, encoded by the exons ATGCAGGCTCCCTCTGCACGCTGGTGCGTCCTGGTCCAGTCAGAAAGGTCCACAGCCGGATCTCCGCCCCTGCCAGGCAGACCTCCCGGAAGCTCTACCGATAAGTTACTTCCTGTTCCGCTCATTCTTCCGGTCACCATGGCGACAGAGCGCCTTGGGGTTGGGGAGACGCTGGAGGCCCTCAACGCAGCTGTAGGGCCTGGTAACCCGGTGTGGTTCAAGGAAACGCATGCCCGGCATCTGCGTGTCCGAGACTTCTTGGCACCGCGCAGAGCGCTGCAGGCGCGCTTCAGGGATGGTCAG GTGCCGGAGTGCGTGTTCCGTGCGGTCGCCGGCCTGCAGGGGCCGGGAGTGGCCCCTGTCCTGCGCTGCGCGCCGACACCCGCGGGCTTATCGCTCCAGCTCCAGCGGCCCGCAGTCTTCGAGCGTGTGCTCGGTGCTCCGGCCGCCTACGCTGCGCCCGTCAAGCCTGCCTCGCCAGGCCGGAGAGTCGTCCTACACTGCCCGGCACTGCGCTGCAACCCGGACACGCTCCGCCTGAGCCAGCTGCGTGCTGTGCTCGTGGCCGATCACCTAGCACGGACCCTGCGCGCTCGCGG ggtatgtgtgtgcctggtgcccccaGTGCGGGACTCGCACATGTCAACCTTCCTGCAGAAACTTCAGGTGGACTGGCCCACTGCCTCGAGGAGCACCTCCACTGAAACACTGAGAACCTGCGTGCTGGCAGAACGCAACTCGGAGGAAACACTGCCCCCTGGCGTCCTAGGCCGACTGTGTCTGAAGGAACTGGTAGAACAGAGACTTGCATTGGGCTATGACCCCAGCATAGACAACTGTTTGG TGACTGAGGATCTGCTCACTATGCTGTCTGAGCTGCAGGAGACTGTGCGCCAGTGGCCAGAGGGTGGCCACCCAGGCCTG GTTGGAGATCCAGATGCTGGTGTAGACGGCTGTATGGTTGTACACGTGGTGAGCTGTGAGGAGGCATTTCAACAACAAAAGTTGGATCTGCTTTGGCAGAAGTTGGATGACCAGGCTCCTCATGAGCAG AAGCACCTGGTCTGTGGTCCAGTGAGAGTGGCTAGCGTACCTGCCACCCTGATGACTGCCCCGGACTACTACAA GCTCAGACATGCTCAGGTGTGCAAGGCCTCAGCACTGAAGCATGGTGAGGATCTGGCACAAG ACCCAGCTTGGATCAAGACCTTTGATGTCCTCTCTGTGGCCACCATCAAATTTGAGATGCTAAGCACTGCTCCGCAGAGCCAA CTCCTCCTGGCTGACAGCACCCTCTCCACGAAGGGTACAAAGAGTGGCACTTTTGTCATGTATAACTGTGCCCGCCTTGCCACACTCTTCGAGGGTTACAGACATGGAGTGGAACAAGGTCTGTATCCGGCCTTTCCGCCCGTGAGCAGTCTGGATTTCTCACTGCTGCGTGATGAG CACCCTTGTCTCCTACAGGGCGAGTGGCTGCTGCTTTTCAACAGTGTCCTTCCCTTTCCGGACCTGCTAAGCCAGACTGTGAGCCTGGCCAGCACCCCAGGGCTCCACATCCCTGTTCGCACGGAGATG GTATGCAGGTTCCTGGTGCAGTTGAGCATGGACTTCAGCTCATACTACAACCGAGTACACATTCTCGGG GAAGCTCGGCCCCACCTCTTTGGTCAGATGTTTGCCCGCCTACAGCTTCTGAGGGCAGTACGCGAGGTGCTCCACACGGGCTTAGCTATGCTGGGCCTCcctccactgagctacatctaa
- the Dalrd3 gene encoding DALR anticodon-binding domain-containing protein 3 isoform X1 codes for MQAPSARWCVLVQSERSTAGSPPLPGRPPGSSTDKLLPVPLILPVTMATERLGVGETLEALNAAVGPGNPVWFKETHARHLRVRDFLAPRRALQARFRDGQVPECVFRAVAGLQGPGVAPVLRCAPTPAGLSLQLQRPAVFERVLGAPAAYAAPVKPASPGRRVVLHCPALRCNPDTLRLSQLRAVLVADHLARTLRARGVCVCLVPPVRDSHMSTFLQKLQVDWPTASRSTSTETLRTCVLAERNSEETLPPGVLGRLCLKELVEQRLALGYDPSIDNCLVTEDLLTMLSELQETVRQWPEGGHPGLVGDPDAGVDGCMVVHVVSCEEAFQQQKLDLLWQKLDDQAPHEQKHLVCGPVRVASVPATLMTAPDYYKLRHAQVCKASALKHGEDLAQDPAWIKTFDVLSVATIKFEMLSTAPQSQLLLADSTLSTKGTKSGTFVMYNCARLATLFEGYRHGVEQGLYPAFPPVSSLDFSLLRDEHPCLLQGEWLLLFNSVLPFPDLLSQTVSLASTPGLHIPVRTEMVCRFLVQLSMDFSSYYNRVHILGVSIQQKGFCGKCWAHRVKTRETRGRAWFLSFQEARPHLFGQMFARLQLLRAVREVLHTGLAMLGLPPLSYI; via the exons ATGCAGGCTCCCTCTGCACGCTGGTGCGTCCTGGTCCAGTCAGAAAGGTCCACAGCCGGATCTCCGCCCCTGCCAGGCAGACCTCCCGGAAGCTCTACCGATAAGTTACTTCCTGTTCCGCTCATTCTTCCGGTCACCATGGCGACAGAGCGCCTTGGGGTTGGGGAGACGCTGGAGGCCCTCAACGCAGCTGTAGGGCCTGGTAACCCGGTGTGGTTCAAGGAAACGCATGCCCGGCATCTGCGTGTCCGAGACTTCTTGGCACCGCGCAGAGCGCTGCAGGCGCGCTTCAGGGATGGTCAG GTGCCGGAGTGCGTGTTCCGTGCGGTCGCCGGCCTGCAGGGGCCGGGAGTGGCCCCTGTCCTGCGCTGCGCGCCGACACCCGCGGGCTTATCGCTCCAGCTCCAGCGGCCCGCAGTCTTCGAGCGTGTGCTCGGTGCTCCGGCCGCCTACGCTGCGCCCGTCAAGCCTGCCTCGCCAGGCCGGAGAGTCGTCCTACACTGCCCGGCACTGCGCTGCAACCCGGACACGCTCCGCCTGAGCCAGCTGCGTGCTGTGCTCGTGGCCGATCACCTAGCACGGACCCTGCGCGCTCGCGG ggtatgtgtgtgcctggtgcccccaGTGCGGGACTCGCACATGTCAACCTTCCTGCAGAAACTTCAGGTGGACTGGCCCACTGCCTCGAGGAGCACCTCCACTGAAACACTGAGAACCTGCGTGCTGGCAGAACGCAACTCGGAGGAAACACTGCCCCCTGGCGTCCTAGGCCGACTGTGTCTGAAGGAACTGGTAGAACAGAGACTTGCATTGGGCTATGACCCCAGCATAGACAACTGTTTGG TGACTGAGGATCTGCTCACTATGCTGTCTGAGCTGCAGGAGACTGTGCGCCAGTGGCCAGAGGGTGGCCACCCAGGCCTG GTTGGAGATCCAGATGCTGGTGTAGACGGCTGTATGGTTGTACACGTGGTGAGCTGTGAGGAGGCATTTCAACAACAAAAGTTGGATCTGCTTTGGCAGAAGTTGGATGACCAGGCTCCTCATGAGCAG AAGCACCTGGTCTGTGGTCCAGTGAGAGTGGCTAGCGTACCTGCCACCCTGATGACTGCCCCGGACTACTACAA GCTCAGACATGCTCAGGTGTGCAAGGCCTCAGCACTGAAGCATGGTGAGGATCTGGCACAAG ACCCAGCTTGGATCAAGACCTTTGATGTCCTCTCTGTGGCCACCATCAAATTTGAGATGCTAAGCACTGCTCCGCAGAGCCAA CTCCTCCTGGCTGACAGCACCCTCTCCACGAAGGGTACAAAGAGTGGCACTTTTGTCATGTATAACTGTGCCCGCCTTGCCACACTCTTCGAGGGTTACAGACATGGAGTGGAACAAGGTCTGTATCCGGCCTTTCCGCCCGTGAGCAGTCTGGATTTCTCACTGCTGCGTGATGAG CACCCTTGTCTCCTACAGGGCGAGTGGCTGCTGCTTTTCAACAGTGTCCTTCCCTTTCCGGACCTGCTAAGCCAGACTGTGAGCCTGGCCAGCACCCCAGGGCTCCACATCCCTGTTCGCACGGAGATG GTATGCAGGTTCCTGGTGCAGTTGAGCATGGACTTCAGCTCATACTACAACCGAGTACACATTCTCGGGGTGAGCATACAGCAAAAGGGTTTCTGTGGGAAATGTTGGGCACACAGGGTAAAGACGAGGGAAACAAGAGGACGAGCCTGGTTCCTCTCCTTCCAGGAAGCTCGGCCCCACCTCTTTGGTCAGATGTTTGCCCGCCTACAGCTTCTGAGGGCAGTACGCGAGGTGCTCCACACGGGCTTAGCTATGCTGGGCCTCcctccactgagctacatctaa
- the Dalrd3 gene encoding DALR anticodon-binding domain-containing protein 3 isoform X4: MQAPSARWCVLVQSERSTAGSPPLPGRPPGSSTDKLLPVPLILPVTMATERLGVGETLEALNAAVGPGNPVWFKETHARHLRVRDFLAPRRALQARFRDGQVPECVFRAVAGLQGPGVAPVLRCAPTPAGLSLQLQRPAVFERVLGAPAAYAAPVKPASPGRRVVLHCPALRCNPDTLRLSQLRAVLVADHLARTLRARGVCVCLVPPVRDSHMSTFLQKLQVDWPTASRSTSTETLRTCVLAERNSEETLPPGVLGRLCLKELVEQRLALGYDPSIDNCLVTEDLLTMLSELQETVRQWPEGGHPGLVGDPDAGVDGCMVVHVVSCEEAFQQQKLDLLWQKLDDQAPHEQKHLVCGPVRVASVPATLMTAPDYYKLRHAQVCKASALKHGEDLAQDPAWIKTFDVLSVATIKFEMLSTAPQSQLLLADSTLSTKGTKSGTFVMYNCARLATLFEGYRHGVEQGLYPAFPPVSSLDFSLLRDEGEWLLLFNSVLPFPDLLSQTVSLASTPGLHIPVRTEMVCRFLVQLSMDFSSYYNRVHILGEARPHLFGQMFARLQLLRAVREVLHTGLAMLGLPPLSYI, from the exons ATGCAGGCTCCCTCTGCACGCTGGTGCGTCCTGGTCCAGTCAGAAAGGTCCACAGCCGGATCTCCGCCCCTGCCAGGCAGACCTCCCGGAAGCTCTACCGATAAGTTACTTCCTGTTCCGCTCATTCTTCCGGTCACCATGGCGACAGAGCGCCTTGGGGTTGGGGAGACGCTGGAGGCCCTCAACGCAGCTGTAGGGCCTGGTAACCCGGTGTGGTTCAAGGAAACGCATGCCCGGCATCTGCGTGTCCGAGACTTCTTGGCACCGCGCAGAGCGCTGCAGGCGCGCTTCAGGGATGGTCAG GTGCCGGAGTGCGTGTTCCGTGCGGTCGCCGGCCTGCAGGGGCCGGGAGTGGCCCCTGTCCTGCGCTGCGCGCCGACACCCGCGGGCTTATCGCTCCAGCTCCAGCGGCCCGCAGTCTTCGAGCGTGTGCTCGGTGCTCCGGCCGCCTACGCTGCGCCCGTCAAGCCTGCCTCGCCAGGCCGGAGAGTCGTCCTACACTGCCCGGCACTGCGCTGCAACCCGGACACGCTCCGCCTGAGCCAGCTGCGTGCTGTGCTCGTGGCCGATCACCTAGCACGGACCCTGCGCGCTCGCGG ggtatgtgtgtgcctggtgcccccaGTGCGGGACTCGCACATGTCAACCTTCCTGCAGAAACTTCAGGTGGACTGGCCCACTGCCTCGAGGAGCACCTCCACTGAAACACTGAGAACCTGCGTGCTGGCAGAACGCAACTCGGAGGAAACACTGCCCCCTGGCGTCCTAGGCCGACTGTGTCTGAAGGAACTGGTAGAACAGAGACTTGCATTGGGCTATGACCCCAGCATAGACAACTGTTTGG TGACTGAGGATCTGCTCACTATGCTGTCTGAGCTGCAGGAGACTGTGCGCCAGTGGCCAGAGGGTGGCCACCCAGGCCTG GTTGGAGATCCAGATGCTGGTGTAGACGGCTGTATGGTTGTACACGTGGTGAGCTGTGAGGAGGCATTTCAACAACAAAAGTTGGATCTGCTTTGGCAGAAGTTGGATGACCAGGCTCCTCATGAGCAG AAGCACCTGGTCTGTGGTCCAGTGAGAGTGGCTAGCGTACCTGCCACCCTGATGACTGCCCCGGACTACTACAA GCTCAGACATGCTCAGGTGTGCAAGGCCTCAGCACTGAAGCATGGTGAGGATCTGGCACAAG ACCCAGCTTGGATCAAGACCTTTGATGTCCTCTCTGTGGCCACCATCAAATTTGAGATGCTAAGCACTGCTCCGCAGAGCCAA CTCCTCCTGGCTGACAGCACCCTCTCCACGAAGGGTACAAAGAGTGGCACTTTTGTCATGTATAACTGTGCCCGCCTTGCCACACTCTTCGAGGGTTACAGACATGGAGTGGAACAAGGTCTGTATCCGGCCTTTCCGCCCGTGAGCAGTCTGGATTTCTCACTGCTGCGTGATGAG GGCGAGTGGCTGCTGCTTTTCAACAGTGTCCTTCCCTTTCCGGACCTGCTAAGCCAGACTGTGAGCCTGGCCAGCACCCCAGGGCTCCACATCCCTGTTCGCACGGAGATG GTATGCAGGTTCCTGGTGCAGTTGAGCATGGACTTCAGCTCATACTACAACCGAGTACACATTCTCGGG GAAGCTCGGCCCCACCTCTTTGGTCAGATGTTTGCCCGCCTACAGCTTCTGAGGGCAGTACGCGAGGTGCTCCACACGGGCTTAGCTATGCTGGGCCTCcctccactgagctacatctaa
- the Dalrd3 gene encoding DALR anticodon-binding domain-containing protein 3 isoform X2 has translation MQAPSARWCVLVQSERSTAGSPPLPGRPPGSSTDKLLPVPLILPVTMATERLGVGETLEALNAAVGPGNPVWFKETHARHLRVRDFLAPRRALQARFRDGQVPECVFRAVAGLQGPGVAPVLRCAPTPAGLSLQLQRPAVFERVLGAPAAYAAPVKPASPGRRVVLHCPALRCNPDTLRLSQLRAVLVADHLARTLRARGVCVCLVPPVRDSHMSTFLQKLQVDWPTASRSTSTETLRTCVLAERNSEETLPPGVLGRLCLKELVEQRLALGYDPSIDNCLVTEDLLTMLSELQETVRQWPEGGHPGLVGDPDAGVDGCMVVHVVSCEEAFQQQKLDLLWQKLDDQAPHEQKHLVCGPVRVASVPATLMTAPDYYKLRHAQVCKASALKHGEDLAQDPAWIKTFDVLSVATIKFEMLSTAPQSQLLLADSTLSTKGTKSGTFVMYNCARLATLFEGYRHGVEQGLYPAFPPVSSLDFSLLRDEGEWLLLFNSVLPFPDLLSQTVSLASTPGLHIPVRTEMVCRFLVQLSMDFSSYYNRVHILGVSIQQKGFCGKCWAHRVKTRETRGRAWFLSFQEARPHLFGQMFARLQLLRAVREVLHTGLAMLGLPPLSYI, from the exons ATGCAGGCTCCCTCTGCACGCTGGTGCGTCCTGGTCCAGTCAGAAAGGTCCACAGCCGGATCTCCGCCCCTGCCAGGCAGACCTCCCGGAAGCTCTACCGATAAGTTACTTCCTGTTCCGCTCATTCTTCCGGTCACCATGGCGACAGAGCGCCTTGGGGTTGGGGAGACGCTGGAGGCCCTCAACGCAGCTGTAGGGCCTGGTAACCCGGTGTGGTTCAAGGAAACGCATGCCCGGCATCTGCGTGTCCGAGACTTCTTGGCACCGCGCAGAGCGCTGCAGGCGCGCTTCAGGGATGGTCAG GTGCCGGAGTGCGTGTTCCGTGCGGTCGCCGGCCTGCAGGGGCCGGGAGTGGCCCCTGTCCTGCGCTGCGCGCCGACACCCGCGGGCTTATCGCTCCAGCTCCAGCGGCCCGCAGTCTTCGAGCGTGTGCTCGGTGCTCCGGCCGCCTACGCTGCGCCCGTCAAGCCTGCCTCGCCAGGCCGGAGAGTCGTCCTACACTGCCCGGCACTGCGCTGCAACCCGGACACGCTCCGCCTGAGCCAGCTGCGTGCTGTGCTCGTGGCCGATCACCTAGCACGGACCCTGCGCGCTCGCGG ggtatgtgtgtgcctggtgcccccaGTGCGGGACTCGCACATGTCAACCTTCCTGCAGAAACTTCAGGTGGACTGGCCCACTGCCTCGAGGAGCACCTCCACTGAAACACTGAGAACCTGCGTGCTGGCAGAACGCAACTCGGAGGAAACACTGCCCCCTGGCGTCCTAGGCCGACTGTGTCTGAAGGAACTGGTAGAACAGAGACTTGCATTGGGCTATGACCCCAGCATAGACAACTGTTTGG TGACTGAGGATCTGCTCACTATGCTGTCTGAGCTGCAGGAGACTGTGCGCCAGTGGCCAGAGGGTGGCCACCCAGGCCTG GTTGGAGATCCAGATGCTGGTGTAGACGGCTGTATGGTTGTACACGTGGTGAGCTGTGAGGAGGCATTTCAACAACAAAAGTTGGATCTGCTTTGGCAGAAGTTGGATGACCAGGCTCCTCATGAGCAG AAGCACCTGGTCTGTGGTCCAGTGAGAGTGGCTAGCGTACCTGCCACCCTGATGACTGCCCCGGACTACTACAA GCTCAGACATGCTCAGGTGTGCAAGGCCTCAGCACTGAAGCATGGTGAGGATCTGGCACAAG ACCCAGCTTGGATCAAGACCTTTGATGTCCTCTCTGTGGCCACCATCAAATTTGAGATGCTAAGCACTGCTCCGCAGAGCCAA CTCCTCCTGGCTGACAGCACCCTCTCCACGAAGGGTACAAAGAGTGGCACTTTTGTCATGTATAACTGTGCCCGCCTTGCCACACTCTTCGAGGGTTACAGACATGGAGTGGAACAAGGTCTGTATCCGGCCTTTCCGCCCGTGAGCAGTCTGGATTTCTCACTGCTGCGTGATGAG GGCGAGTGGCTGCTGCTTTTCAACAGTGTCCTTCCCTTTCCGGACCTGCTAAGCCAGACTGTGAGCCTGGCCAGCACCCCAGGGCTCCACATCCCTGTTCGCACGGAGATG GTATGCAGGTTCCTGGTGCAGTTGAGCATGGACTTCAGCTCATACTACAACCGAGTACACATTCTCGGGGTGAGCATACAGCAAAAGGGTTTCTGTGGGAAATGTTGGGCACACAGGGTAAAGACGAGGGAAACAAGAGGACGAGCCTGGTTCCTCTCCTTCCAGGAAGCTCGGCCCCACCTCTTTGGTCAGATGTTTGCCCGCCTACAGCTTCTGAGGGCAGTACGCGAGGTGCTCCACACGGGCTTAGCTATGCTGGGCCTCcctccactgagctacatctaa
- the Wdr6 gene encoding tRNA (34-2'-O)-methyltransferase regulator WDR6 translates to MDALGDYVWPRATSELILLPVTGLECVGHRLLAGEGPDLLVYNLDFGGHLRMMKRVQSLLGHYLIHGFRVRPEPKGDRASEAMIAVFGSKGLRIVKVSWDQSHLRELWRSDLWNMSDWIWDVRWLEGNVALALGHNSVVLYDPVTGCMLQDVPCTDRCTLSSACLIGDTWKELTIVAGAVSNQLLVWYPATALADNKAVAPDRRVSGHVGVIFSMSYLESKGLLATASEDRSVRIWKVGDLRVPGGRVQNIGHCFGHSARVWRVKLLENYLISAGEDCVCLVWSHEGEILQAFRGHQGRGIRAIATHEKQAWVITGGDDSGIRLWHLVGRGYPGLGVSALCFKSPSRPGALKAVTLAGSWRVLAVTDAGGLYLYDLEVKCWEQLLEDKRFQSYCLLEAAPGPEGFGLCALANGEGLVKVVPINTPTAAVDQNLFSGKVHSLSWALRGYEELLLLASGPDGVVACLEISAAPTGKAIFVKERCRYLLPPSKQRWHTCSAFLPPGDFLVCGDRRGSVLLFPARPNLFKETGVGVKAITGAEAPGAGGGSDGSENVAAGLGPVSLLYSLHGKQGVTSVTCHSGYVYSTGRDGTYHQLIEHGGQLHPVLRQKSCRGMNWVAGLRMVPDGSMVILGFHANEFVVWSPRSHEKLHIVNCGGGHRSWAFSDTEAAMAFAYLKDGDVMLYRALGGCTRPNVILREGLHGREITCVKRVGTVTLGPEFEVPSLEYPDYPESGSEGPALIDIVMTCSEDTTVCVLALPTATGSAHALTSVCNHISSVRALAVWAVGTPGGPQDPQPGLTAQVVSAGGRAEMHCFSIMVIPDPSTPSHLACHVMHLSSHRLDEYWDRQRNRHRMVKVDPETRYMSLAVCELDSDKPGLGPLVAAACSDGAVRLFLLQDSGRILHLLAETFHHKRCVLKVHSFTHEAPNQRRRLILCSAATDGSLAFWDLITAMDSGSTTLELPAHPGLPYQLGTPCLTVQAHSCGVNSLHTLPTPEGHHLVASGSEDGSLHIFTLSVKMPELDADDGEAELVPQLRVLEEYSVPCAHAAHVTGLKILSPSLMVSASIDQRLTFWRLGHGEPTFMNSTVFHVPDVADMDCWPVSPEFGHRCALGGQGLEVYNWYD, encoded by the exons ATGGACGCTCTCGGGGACTATGTCTGGCCGCGGGCTACCTCCGAGCTCATACTCCTCCCGGTCACGGGTCTGGAGTGCGTTGGGCACAGGCTGCTGGCGG GTGAGGGGCCTGATTTGCTGGTGTACAACTTGGACTTTGGTGGGCATCTGCGGATGATGAAGCGAGTGCAGAGCCTGCTTGGTCACTATCTTATCCATGGGTTCCGAGTGCGGCCAGAGCCCAAAGGAGACCGTGCCTCTGAGGCCATGATAGCTGTGTTTGGGAGCAAGGGACTCAGAATTGTGAAAGTTAGCTGGGATCAAAGCCATCTTCGAGAGCTCTGGCGCTCTGACCTATGGAACATGTCCGACTGGATCTGGGATGTGCGCTGGCTTGAGGGCAATGTAGCCTTGGCCTTGGGCCACAACTCGGTGGTGCTGTATGACCCCGTGACAGGGTGCATGCTGCAGGACGTGCCCTGCACAGATAGGTGCACCCTCTCCTCAGCCTGCCTGATCGGAGACACCTGGAAGGAACTGACCATCGTGGCAGGTGCGGTCTCCAACCAGCTCCTGGTCTGGTATCCAGCGACTGCTTTAGCAGACAACAAAGCTGTGGCCCCCGACCGGCGGGTTAGTGGACATGTGGGCGTCATCTTCAGCATGTCATACCTGGAAAGCAAGGGCCTGCTGGCCACTGCTTCAGAAGATCGAAGCGTCCGCATCTGGAAGGTGGGCGACCTCCGGGTGCCCGGGGGGCGGGTGCAGAATATTGGTCACTGCTTCGGACACAGTGCCCGGGTGTGGCGGGTGAAGCTCCTAGAGAACTATCTGATCAGTGCAGGAGAGGACTGTGTCTGCTTGGTGTGGAGCCACGAGGGCGAGATCCTTCAAGCCTTTCGGGGCCACCAGGGCCGCGGGATCCGGGCCATCGCCACTCATGAGAAGCAGGCCTGGGTCATCACTGGCGGTGATGACTCCGGCATTCGGCTCTGGCACCTGGTAGGCCGTGGGTACCCAGGCTTGGGCGTCTCAGCTCTGTGCTTCAAGTCCCCCAGCCGGCCAGGTGCCCTCAAGGCTGTGACTCTGGCTGGTTCTTGGAGAGTGCTGGCAGTGACTGATGCAGGAGGCCTGTACCTGTACGACCTTGAGGTCAAGTGCTGGGAGCAGCTGCTGGAGGACAAGCGCTTTCAGTCTTACTGCCTGCTGGAGGCGGCCCCTGGGCCCGAGGGCTTTGGACTCTGTGCCTTAGCTAATGGGGAGGGTCTTGTCAAGGTGGTCCCCATCAACACTCCCACTGCTGCTGTGGACCAGAACCTGTTCAGTGGGAAGGTACATAGCCTGAGCTGGGCCCTTCGTGGGTATGAGGAGCTTCTGTTGTTGGCGTCAGGCCCTGATGGGGTAGTGGCTTGCTTGGAGATCTCAGCTGCACCCACTGGCAAGGCTATCTTTGTCAAGGAACGTTGCCGGTACCTGCTTCCCCCAAGCAAGCAGAGATGGCACACATGTAGTGCCTTCCTGCCCCCAGGTGACTTCCTGGTCTGTGGGGACCGCCGTGGCTCTGTGCTGCTGTTCCCTGCCAGACCAAACCTGTTCAAAGAAACTGGGGTTGGAGTCAAGGCTATCACTGGAGCTGAGGCTCCTGGAGCTGGTGGTGGCAGCGATGGGTCTGAGAATGTTGCAGCAGGATTGGGCCCAGTATCTCTCCTCTATTCTCTTCATGGGAAACAGGGTGTGACCTCAGTGACCTGCCACAGTGGCTATGTATACAGCACTGGGCGTGATGGCACCTACCACCAGCTCATTGAGCATGGTGGCCAGCTCCATCCGGTCCTAAGGCAGAAGTCCTGCCGCGGCATGAACTGGGTAGCCGGGCTTCGAATGGTGCCTGACGGAAGTATGGTCATCTTGGGTTTCCATGCCAACGAATTCGTAGTGTGGAGCCCCCGGTCCCATGAGAAGCTGCATATCGTCAACTGTGGTGGAGGGCACCGCTCCTGGGCCTTTTCTGATACTGAGGCAGCCATGGCCTTTGCCTACCTCAAGGATGGTGACGTCATGCTCTATCGGGCTCTAGGTGGCTGCACTCGGCCAAACGTGATTCTCCGAGAGGGTCTGCATGGCCGAGAGATCACATGTGTAAAGCGTGTGGGCACTGTAACCCTGGGTCCTGAGTTTGAGGTACCCAGCTTGGAGTATCCTGACTACCCGGAATCTGGCAGTGAGGGCCCCGCTCTGATTGACATTGTGATGACATGCAGTGAGGACACCACTGTCTGTGTCCTAGCACTTCCCACAGCCACGGGCTCGGCCCATGCACTCACATCTGTTTGCAACCACATCTCTTCAGTGCGTGCTCTGGCTGTGTGGGCTGTCGGCACCCCGGGTGGCCCACAGGACCCTCAGCCCGGCCTCACTGCTCAGGTGGTGTCTGCAGGGGGTCGCGCTGAGATGCACTGCTTCAGCATCATGGTCATTCCTGACCCCAGCACCCCAAGCCACCTTGCCTGTCACGTCATGCACCTGTCATCCCATCGGCTAGATGAGTACTGGGATCGGCAGCGCAACCGCCATCGCATGGTCAAGGTGGACCCTGAGACCAG GTACATGTCTCTTGCTGTCTGTGAGCTTGACTCAGATAAGCCTGGCCTGGGCCCCCTTGTGGCTGCAGCCTGTAGTGATGGAGCAGTGAG GCTCTTTCTCTTGCAGGACTCTGGGCGAATTCTGCATCTCCTTGCGGAGACTTTTCACCACAAGCGGTGTGTCCTCAAAGTCCATTCCTTCACGCATGAGGCGCCTAACCAGCGTCG GAGGCTGATCCTGTGCAGTGCGGCTACCGACGGCAGCCTGGCCTTCTGGGATCTCATCACTGCAATGGACAGCGGCTCCACCACCCTGGAACTGCCAGCACACCCTGGACTCCCCTACC agctgggtacGCCCTGCTTGACCGTCCAGGCCCACAGCTGTGGTGTCAACAGCCTGCACACCTTGCCTACACCCGAGGGCCACCATCTTGTGGCCAGTGGCAGTGAGGATGGGTCCCTGCACATCTTCACGCTTTCTGTGAAGATGCCAGAGCTGGACGCAGATGATGGGGAGGCTGAGCTGGTGCCCCAGCTGCGTGTCCTAGAGGAATATTCTGTCCCCTGTGCACATGCTGCCCACGTGACAGGCCTCAAGATCCTAAGTCCCAGCCTCATGGTCTCAGCCTCCATAGACCAGCGGCTGACCTTCTGGCGTCTGGGGCATGGTGAGCCCACCTTCATGAACAGCACTGTGTTCCATGTGCCAGATGTGGCTGACATGGACTGCTGGCCTGTGAGCCCCGAGTTTGGTCACCGCTGTGCTCTCGGGGGTCAGGGACTCGAGGTTTACAACTGGTATGACTGA